Below is a genomic region from Selenomonadales bacterium.
GGCACGTTTTACATTTTCTTGTACCGTCAATGCAATATCGGGAATACGCACACCGTATTCCACAATGACAAAAAGGTCTACTGCGGCTTCACGCTCGCCAACCTCTACCTTTACACCTTTTGCCATATTCTTTTTCCCGAGCATCTCCGCGATACCGCCGACAAGCCCACCGCTCATACCTGCAACACCGGGAATCTCCGTTGCCGCCAGACCTGCTACGATCGCCACGACTTCATCAGCAATGCGTATCGTACCGACATCATTATGTTCGATTCGATCAAATTTTGTATCCATACCACCCCTCCTAGTTTTAGGATGACTTTTTAATAAAAAATGTTCTATTCGCTTTATTATATCAAACTTTCTCCTGTTATACAAACAGTTCCTGTCGATTCTGTTACGGTTTGGCACGAATTAAAATATGCTCTTTTTTTACACCGCTGATACGCTCTATAAGTGATGCCAATTCGACGACTTCCTCTCGCGCGAGCACATCTGTACGCACCATAACGGTGGCAGAGTCGCTTTGGCAAAATACGAGTGCATCATCGAATCCTCTTGCCTTGATGATCGTTTCCAGTTCAGACTCTGCCTGACGATTCTTATCGGACTCCCAGAGTGCCGTCTGTTTTTCTCGGCGGATCG
It encodes:
- a CDS encoding Asp23/Gls24 family envelope stress response protein, with amino-acid sequence MDTKFDRIEHNDVGTIRIADEVVAIVAGLAATEIPGVAGMSGGLVGGIAEMLGKKNMAKGVKVEVGEREAAVDLFVIVEYGVRIPDIALTVQENVKRAIESMTGLEVIEVNVHVQGVGFAEGKEEDIRVR
- a CDS encoding SpoIIIAH-like family protein: MIYWNHWKRYVGAGCFLVMVFVAVIAIWQCEVKKESLPVMVQVEDAARTDDYIELRIARDRHRSEARELLAQAIEAEEDKTIRREKQTALWESDKNRQAESELETIIKARGFDDALVFCQSDSATVMVRTDVLAREEVVELASLIERISGVKKEHILIRAKP